A section of the Halopiger aswanensis genome encodes:
- a CDS encoding PLP-dependent cysteine synthase family protein, translating to MTTHEQPLDSVLETIGRTPLVRVQDGPDDVRIYAKLETFNPGASVKDRIGRYMVERMLERGDVSPGGTIIEPTAGNTGIGFAIAAEQLGLDAIFVVPERFSVEKQQLMDALGAEIINTPTEDGMGRAIERAHELAEELDDAVVPQQFSNPLNAEAHYETTGPEIYDALDGEVGAVVAGCGTAGTLMGIAEYALEQDSGTHVAAVEPEGSLYGEAIGEDREEGEYKIEGIGTHDLETNELFDPELVDDVFAVADEAAHAELKRLAREEGHLVASSAGAASVAAKHVARQIADGEIETPHDTVVTVFPDSSERYLSKGIYRSFEEWSS from the coding sequence ATGACTACTCACGAGCAGCCGTTGGATTCGGTCCTCGAGACGATCGGCCGGACGCCGCTCGTACGAGTGCAGGACGGGCCGGACGACGTGCGCATCTACGCGAAACTCGAGACGTTCAATCCCGGCGCCAGCGTCAAGGATCGGATCGGCCGCTACATGGTCGAGCGAATGCTCGAGCGCGGCGACGTCTCCCCCGGCGGGACGATCATCGAACCCACTGCCGGAAACACGGGGATCGGGTTCGCGATCGCCGCCGAACAGCTCGGCCTGGATGCCATCTTCGTCGTTCCCGAACGGTTCAGCGTCGAGAAACAGCAGCTCATGGACGCGCTGGGTGCGGAGATCATTAACACGCCGACCGAGGACGGGATGGGACGCGCGATCGAGCGCGCACACGAATTGGCTGAGGAACTCGACGACGCCGTCGTCCCCCAGCAGTTCTCGAACCCGCTGAACGCCGAGGCCCACTACGAGACTACCGGACCGGAGATCTACGACGCGCTCGACGGCGAAGTCGGCGCGGTCGTCGCCGGCTGTGGCACCGCCGGCACGCTCATGGGGATCGCCGAGTACGCACTCGAGCAGGATTCCGGCACCCACGTCGCAGCCGTCGAGCCCGAAGGCTCGCTCTACGGCGAAGCCATCGGCGAGGACCGCGAGGAGGGCGAGTACAAGATCGAGGGGATCGGCACGCACGACCTCGAGACCAACGAACTCTTCGACCCCGAACTCGTCGACGACGTCTTCGCGGTCGCGGACGAAGCCGCCCACGCGGAACTCAAACGGCTCGCGCGCGAAGAAGGTCATCTGGTCGCCTCGAGCGCCGGCGCCGCCAGCGTTGCAGCGAAGCACGTCGCCCGACAGATCGCCGACGGCGAGATCGAGACGCCCCACGACACCGTCGTAACCGTCTTCCCCGACTCGAGCGAGCGCTACCTCTCGAAGGGGATCTACCGCTCGTTCGAGGAGTGGAGCTCCTGA